The following proteins come from a genomic window of Trichoplusia ni isolate ovarian cell line Hi5 unplaced genomic scaffold, tn1 tig00000179, whole genome shotgun sequence:
- the LOC113506961 gene encoding uncharacterized protein LOC113506961, with protein MLSFSVVCDKKKTKMCSAFRIYVVSVICVAVAAGNVHGPRRSRRMEVDDYAQNEIDSGRAEDSSWWWTSEFSVLQKLYDDCSAQKHMSMCLKGKALMALTRAVEQESVQIADGLTLVKQADAPSAIAEPRFFPGMSTEDKLDTMLRTRFEQLMNTHTISMDLASEGRGRGKKVLPYLLLGIFTTVTIVGGMALKTLAAIAGKALIASKVALTIAGIIALKKLFSHDGAPAETTFQVHADGHHRRNLYVVRPAKAGAVDPYFYGEQTTASV; from the exons ATGTTAAGTTTTAGTGTTGtgtgtgacaaaaaaaaaacgaaaatgtgTTCCGCTTTCCGGATATACGTTGTATCAGTTATCTGTGTGGCAGTCGCCGCGGGCAATGTGCACGGGCCTCGAAGATCCCGTAGGATGGAGGTCGACGATTATGCACAGAACGAAATAGACAGTGGCCGAGCTGAGGACAGCTCGTGGTGGTGGACATCTGAGTTCTCTGTTCTACAGAAACTCTACGACGATTGCAGTGCACAGAAGCACATGTCAATGTGCTTGAAGGGCAAGGCTTTAATGGCACTCACCAGAGCAGTGGAGCAG GAGAGCGTTCAGATTGCCGATGGGCTGACGTTGGTTAAGCAAGCTGACGCACCCTCCGCGATTGCGGAGCCGCGCTTCTTCCCTGGCATGTCCACAGAAGACAAGCTCGACACCATGTTGCGAACAAGGTTCGAGCAATTGATGAACACACATACTATTTCTATGGATCTGGCTTCGGAAGGCAGGGGTAGAG GTAAGAAGGTCTTACCTTACCTGTTACTTGGTATTTTCACCACTGTAACGATTGTGGGAGGAATGGCGCTTAAGACCTTAGCAGCAATTGCCGGTAAAGCCCTGATCGCCAGTAAAGTGGCTCTGACCATTGCTGGTATTATCGCTCTGAAGAAATTGTTTAGTCACGATGGCGCTCCCGCTGAAACTACCTTCCAAGTACACGCAGACGGACACCATag GCGGAATCTGTATGTGGTGAGGCCAGCGAAGGCAGGCGCGGTGGATCCGTACTTCTACGGCGAGCAGACGACGGCGAGCGTGTAG
- the LOC113506958 gene encoding pre-miRNA 5'-monophosphate methyltransferase has product MKTEIEDIKSDLNFYGSDPGAVKYGNFINYYSFHDVSERINNLNPRMFPKQSKTQLVCLDVGCNTGDLSKALYSYLEKTYPNCDIQMLAVDIDPKLIERAKEGNEYPGINFNTSNIMDTNDRTMIQNYLTSFHRTQFDFTFCFSITIWIHLNNGDIGLLNFLRYIRDISVVIIIEPQPWKCYRNAQRRLKKSGHSFEYYSSLQIKGDVEAVIESVLSESHYKTYQSDKSSWDRKVLSFLSEKF; this is encoded by the coding sequence atgaaaactgaAATTGAAGACATAAAAAGCGACCTGAACTTCTATGGCTCCGATCCAGGCGCAGTCAAGTATGGAAACTTTATCAACTACTATTCATTCCACGACGTTAGCGAAAGAATAAATAACCTTAATCCCCGAATGTTTCCAAAACAATCTAAAACTCAGCTCGTCTGCTTGGACGTGGGATGTAATACAGGAGACCTATCGAAAGCATTATACTCGTACTTGGAGAAAACTTACCCAAATTGCGACATCCAGATGTTAGCAGTAGACATTGACCCAAAGTTAATAGAAAGAGCGAAAGAAGGCAATGAATATCCTGGCATCAACTTCAACACTTCCAACATAATGGACACAAATGACCGCACAATGattcaaaactatttaaccTCCTTTCACCGCACTCAATTTGatttcacattttgtttttctattaccaTATGGATTCACCTCAATAACGGAGACATAGGTTTGTTAAATTTTCTGAGATATATTAGAGACATATCTGTAGTTATTATAATTGAACCCCAGCCATGGAAATGCTATAGGAATGCCCAAAGAAGGTTGAAGAAATCTGGCCACAGTTTTGAGTACTACTCCAGTTTGCAAATAAAAGGTGATGTTGAAGCAGTCATTGAGTCAGTGCTTTCAGAATCTCACTACAAGACCTATCAATCTGATAAGTCATCTTGGGATAGAAAAGTTTTAAGCTTTTTAagtgaaaagttttaa
- the LOC113506959 gene encoding uncharacterized protein LOC113506959: MNNSAANSAAQVGEIFTEAGAAFNKLADLAMSLHPMVDSSTSQPPKTPVKKKLPEERTLASSNVSGHAQHNIHNAPLSQQVTLNMLNAHETEMDADGLGGDVKLEFESSTEEVTT; the protein is encoded by the exons ATGAACAACTCTGCTGCAAATTCTGCAGCTCAG GTAGGAGAAATATTTACTGAGGCTGGGGCTGCATTTAATAAACTTGCAGATTTGGCAATGTCATTGCACCCAATGGTAGATTCATCAACCAG CCAACCGCCAAAAACTCCTGTCAAAAAGAAACTCCCAGAAGAGAGAACTTTGGCCAGCAGTAATGTGTCAGGGCATGCTCAGCATAATATACATAATGCACCTTTATCCCAACAG GTGACATTGAACATGTTAAATGCACATGAAACAGAGATGGATGCAGATGGCTTGGGTGGTGATGTCAAACTAGAATTTGAGTCGAGCACAGAGGAGgttactacttaa
- the LOC113506957 gene encoding nuclear fragile X mental retardation-interacting protein 1 gives MNRPPRPFMNNGYRGPRPYNNYNQQFRPNRGPRPPFPWRPPGNFGHDTKKEYNEDHWCETCDRGFPTEEVLMKHKQQHQKCNIDGCQFIAHPKVITKHIQMQHSTGLYKKIANLNNPEEIKKWREERKKRYPTKSNIEKKAAERKEKIERGEKMFLKCDNKKEKFSANSTDHKSGVKRRHGFDKQNQNQGPKRQNVDPSTALKNIKPSKDKKPKVIPSIPSKVEKNKLKPFTGILDIVMDNDIDEPVETTNCRDLIEEDYFEQPQKQTTETPSTQEPVLCGALTTLMCDYGSSDEETDKKQVKINEEEVPIKTDKENESLGIPQTIVNNKTKIEAALIDKHDTKIATKESDDEAPDEVKIVKMNVEHENQEPTCKIKEKQPVKKDPPIRNNRNQNQVRRKIPSTLLQKLLHNEVRKERNIVLQCIRHIIKNNYFDKASQ, from the exons ATGAACAGACCTCCAAGACCTTTCATGAATAATGGATACAGAGGTCCTCGACCTTACAACAACTACAACCAACAATTCAGACCTAACCGTGGCCCACGTCCGCCATTTCCTTGGAGACCCCCTGGCAATTTTGGGCATGATactaaaaaagaatacaatgaAGATCACTGGTGTGAGACATGTGACCGAGGTTTCCCGACAGAAGAAGTTCTCATGAAACATAAGCAACAACACCAG aaatgtaACATAGATGGTTGTCAGTTCATCGCACATCCTAAAGTAATAACCAAACACATACAAATGCAGCACTCTACtggattatacaaaaaaattgcaaatttgAATAATCCagaagaaataaagaaatggagagaagaaagaaagaagagaTACCCTACCAaaagtaatattgaaaaaaaagctGCAGAGCGAAAAGAAAAAATTGAAAGGggtgaaaaaatgtttttgaagtgtgataataaaaaagaaaaatttagtGCAAATTCAACAG ATCATAAATCAGGTGTCAAGAGAAGACATGGGTttgataaacaaaatcaaaaccaagGGCCTAAAAGACAAAATGTAGACCCTTCAACTGCATTAAAAAACATCAAGCCATCAAAAGATAAAAAGCCGAAAGTCATCCCTAGCATACCTagtaaagttgaaaaaaataaactcaagcCATTTACTGGAATTCTAGATATAGTTATGGATAATGATATAGATGAACCAGTAGAAACAACCAATTGCAGGGACTTGATCGAAGAGGATTATTTTGAACAACCTCAGAAACAAACAACAGAAACTCCAAGTACTCAGGAGCCAGTGTTGTGTGGGGCCTTAACAACACTGATGTGTGATTATGGGTCTTCAGATGAAGAGACTGATAAGAAACAAGTAAAGATAAATGAGGAAGAAGTCCCCATTAAAACTGACAAAGAAAATGAATCTCTTGGAATACCTCAAACTATAGTCAATAATAAGACTAAAATAGAAGCAGCACTTATTGATAAACATGACACAAAAATAGCAACAAAAGAAAGTGATGATGAAGCTCCAGATGAAGtgaaaatagttaaaatgaaTGTTGAACATGAAAATCAAGAACCAACAtgtaaaatcaaagaaaaacaacctGTTAAAAAGGATCCCCCAATCAGAAATAACCGCAATCAAAATCAAGTAAGAAGAAAGATACCTTCAACTTTACTTCAAAAACTATTACACAATGAAGTGAGAAAAGAACGTAATATAGTTTTGCAATGTATTCGAcatattataaagaataattattttgataaggctTCACAATAA
- the LOC113506956 gene encoding 60S ribosomal protein L3 — MSHRKFSAPRHGSMGFYPKKRSRRHRGKVKAFPRDDPSKPVHLTAFIGYKAGMTHVVREPDRPGSKINKKEIVEAVTIIETPPMVAVGVVGYIETPHGLRALLTVWAEHMSEDCRRRFYKNWYKCKKKAFTKASKKWQDELGRKSIEKDFKKMIRYCSVIRVIAHTQMKLLKQRQKKAHIMEIQVNGGTIEDKVKWAREHLEKPIPIDSVFTQDEMIDCIGVTKGKGYKGVTSRWHTKKLPRKTHKGLRKVACIGAWHPSRVSFTVARAGQKGYHHRTEMNKKIYRIGQGIHTKDGKVIKNNASTEYDLSEKSITPMGGFPHYGEVNNDFIMIKGCCMGPKKRVITLRKSLRVHTKRAALEKINLKFIDTSSKFGHGRFQTPADKAAFMGTLKKDRIREEAAATATPAAAPAQS, encoded by the exons ATG TCGCATAGGAAGTTTTCGGCGCCCCGACATGGGTCTATGGGGTTCTACCCCAAGAAGAGGTCCCGCCGTCATCGTGGTAAGGTCAAGGCATTCCCCAGGGATGACCCCAGCAAACCTGTCCATCTTACCGCCTTCATTGGTTACAAGGCTGGTATGACCCACGTGGTGCGTGAACCTGACCGTCCTGGATCAA AGATCAACAAGAAGGAAATCGTAGAGGCTGTGACCATCATTGAGACGCCTCCCATGGTCGCCGTCGGCGTGGTGGGTTACATCGAAACTCCTCACGGTCTTCGTGCCCTGCTTACCGTCTGGGCCGAGCACATGTCCGAGGACTGCCGCCGTCGCTTCTACAAGAACTG GTATAAATGCAAGAAGAAGGCTTTCACTAAGGCCAGCAAAAAATGGCAAGATGAGCTTGGCAGGAAATCCATTGAGAAGGACTTCAAGAAAATGATCCGCTACTGCAGTGTGATCAGGGTTATTGCCCACACCCAAATGAAGCTGCTAAAGCAGCGTCAGAAGAAGGCTCACATCATGGAAATCCAAGTGAATGGTGGAACCATTGAAGATAAGGTCAAATGGGCCAGGGAACATCTAGAAAAGCCTATCCCTATTGACTCTGTGTTTACCCAGGATGAGATGATTGACTGCATTGGAGTTACCAAGGGTAAAGGATACAAAG gtgtCACTTCTCGTTGGCACACCAAGAAACTGCCCCGCAAGACACACAAGGGTCTGCGTAAGGTTGCCTGTATTGGAGCGTGGCATCCTTCAAGAGTATCATTCACCGTGGCCCGTGCTGGTCAGAAGGGCTACCACCACCGTACTGAGATGAACAAGAAGATTTACCGTATTGGACAAG GAATCCATACTAAGGATGGAAAAGTTATCAAGAACAACGCCTCCACTGAATACGACTTGTCTGAGAAGTCCATCACCCCCATGGGTGGTTTCCCTCACTATGGTGAAGTGAACAATGACTTCATCATGATTAAGGGTTGTTGCATGGGACCTAAGAAGCGTGTTATTACGCTAAGGAAG TCCCTGCGTGTGCACACCAAAAGGGCTGCTCTTGAGAAAATCAACCTCAAGTTCATTGACACATCCTCCAAGTTTGGTCATGGTCGCTTCCAGACGCCGGCTGACAAGGCTGCGTTTATGGGAACCCTCAAGAAGGATCGTATCCGCGAAGAGGCTGCAGCTACCGCAACACCTGCTGCGGCTCCTGCCCAGTCATAA
- the LOC113506954 gene encoding mediator of RNA polymerase II transcription subunit 11 — MTAPMERIQILDDIEKDIITCLQCAAQALLELSKEKSGQKQAETNTSQFLRTLSQVESKLSDQINYLTQVSTGQPHEGSGYASQKVLQMAWHRLEHVRSWVNELDRLKASHLAATRSVSGNVQNGNMTSSGTST; from the exons ATGACTGCCCCTATGGAGAGGATTCAAATTCTTGATGATATTGAAAAAGATATTATTACGTGTCTGCAATGTGCAG cacAAGCTCTACTAGAATTAAGCAAAGAAAAGTCTGGTCAAAAACAGGCTGAAACAAACACTTCACAATTTTTAAGAACCTTAAGCCAGGTAGAGTCAAAGCTGAGTGACCAAATAAACTATTTGACTCAAGTATCTACAGGCCAGCCTCATGAAGGATCTGGTTATGCATCACAGAAAGTGCTGCAAATGGCTTGGCATCGGTTAGAGCATGTACGATCTTGGGTCAACGAACTGGACCGCCTGAAAGCATCACATCTTGCTGCCACTAGATCTGTATCAGGAAATGTACAGAATGGGAACATGACATCATCTGGAACCAGTACCTGA
- the LOC113506953 gene encoding protein slowmo, whose amino-acid sequence MKIWTSEHTFNHPWETVAQAAWRKYPNPMNPAVIGTDVIERKVVDGVLVTHRLVSSKWYFPRWAQALIGTAKICYASEKSEVNPNERQMTLKTTNLTFCRYIAVDETVRYTPHPSDTTKTLLTQEAVVTVQGVPLSSYMEDLLANKISLNAGKGRQAIEWVIGKIDSEIKELASTACKSTDELLSQTKKSLDDITSTARRSMDDISTKAKRSLDDIEKFTKANANQRS is encoded by the exons ATGAAGATTTGGACTTCAGAACACACTTTCAA CCATCCGTGGGAGACGGTTGCTCAAGCAGCATGGCGAAAATATCCTAACCCCATGAATCCTGCAGTTATTGGAACAGATGTAATTGAAAGGAAGGTTGTCGACGGGGTTTTAGTCACACACAGACTTGTCAGTTCAAAGTGGTATTTTCCTCGATGGGCACAAGCA ttgatTGGAACAGCGAAAATATGCTATGCGAGCGAAAAATCAGAAGTCAACCCAAATGAACGACAGATGACTCTTAAAACTACAAACTTGACATTTTGCCGATACATAGCTGTGGATGAAACAGTACGGTACACTCCACACCCCTCTGATACAACCAAAACTCTACTGACTCAAGAGGCTGTAGTTACAGTACAA GGTGTCCCACTGAGTAGCTACATGGAAGATTTATTAGCAAACAAAATATCATTGAATGCTGGTAAAGGAAGACAAGCAATAGAATGGGTCATAGGGAAAATAGACTCAGAAATTAAGGAGCTTGCTAGCACAGCATGTAAAAGTACAGATGAGCTATTATCACAAACAAAGAAATCACTTGACGACATTACTTCAACTGCAAGGCGATCAATGGATGATATATCAACGAAGGCAAAGAGGTCACTTGATGATATAGAAAAATTCACAAAAGCCAATGCAAACCAAAGGAGCTGA